A part of Eubacterium sp. AB3007 genomic DNA contains:
- the rny gene encoding ribonuclease Y has product MSLITVIVGIVAILLGILIGYILRKNIGEKTIGSAEQKARNLILDAENRSETIKKERQLEAKEEAHRMRSEVEKEVRERRAEVQRSERRLVQKEEAVDKKLESIEKKEERISQHEKDIVRKKNELEKTLDRQIAELEKISGYTADEAKALLLEDIEKDCRKEASQLIKEIETKAKDEADKTAKEIITGAIQRCAADHVAESTLSVVNLPSDDMKGRIIGREGRNIRTIETLTGVDLIIDDTPEAVIVSGFDPVRREVARIALEKLIVDGRIHPAKIEEMIQKAQKEVNQTIRAEGEQATFEAGIHNLHPELVKLLGRLHYRTSYGQNVLKHSIEVSHLAGLMAGELGFDVKLAKRAGLLHDIGKALDHEYEGTHVDIGIQILKKYKESEAVINGVAAHHGDYDPKTQEAVLIAAADALSAARPGARRETLDVYIKRLEKLEEIANTTPGVDKSYAIQAGREIRIIAKPEEVKDDEIALLARDISKRIESELEYPGQIKVNVVRETRAVDYAK; this is encoded by the coding sequence ATGTCTCTGATTACTGTTATCGTCGGGATCGTAGCCATTCTCTTAGGAATATTGATTGGATATATACTCAGGAAGAATATTGGCGAAAAGACAATCGGCAGCGCCGAGCAGAAGGCCAGGAACCTCATCCTGGACGCGGAAAACAGATCCGAAACGATAAAGAAAGAAAGACAACTAGAAGCAAAGGAAGAAGCGCATAGGATGCGCAGCGAGGTTGAGAAGGAAGTTAGAGAGCGGAGAGCCGAGGTCCAGCGTTCCGAGAGAAGACTGGTCCAGAAGGAGGAAGCTGTCGACAAGAAACTCGAGAGCATCGAGAAGAAAGAAGAACGCATATCCCAGCACGAGAAGGACATCGTGCGCAAGAAGAACGAGCTTGAGAAAACCCTGGATAGACAGATTGCTGAACTGGAGAAGATCTCCGGGTACACTGCAGACGAGGCGAAGGCCCTTCTGCTGGAGGATATCGAGAAGGACTGCCGCAAGGAGGCGTCCCAGCTGATCAAGGAAATCGAAACCAAGGCCAAGGATGAGGCTGACAAGACCGCCAAGGAGATCATCACCGGCGCCATCCAGCGCTGTGCGGCAGATCATGTGGCGGAGAGCACCTTGTCCGTTGTCAACCTGCCCAGTGATGACATGAAAGGGCGCATTATTGGACGTGAAGGGCGGAACATTCGCACTATTGAGACCCTGACCGGTGTAGATCTGATCATCGATGATACTCCGGAAGCGGTCATCGTGTCCGGTTTTGACCCCGTGAGAAGAGAAGTCGCCAGAATCGCCCTGGAGAAACTCATCGTGGACGGACGGATCCATCCTGCCAAGATCGAGGAGATGATCCAGAAGGCCCAGAAGGAAGTCAACCAGACTATCCGCGCTGAGGGTGAGCAGGCCACCTTTGAGGCTGGCATCCACAATCTGCATCCTGAGCTGGTCAAGCTTCTTGGAAGGCTTCACTACAGAACTTCCTATGGGCAGAATGTCCTTAAGCATTCGATCGAGGTCAGCCATCTGGCAGGTCTGATGGCCGGAGAACTTGGTTTCGATGTGAAACTGGCCAAGAGAGCCGGACTGCTCCACGACATCGGCAAGGCTCTGGATCATGAGTACGAGGGGACCCACGTGGATATCGGTATCCAGATACTGAAGAAATACAAGGAGTCCGAGGCCGTGATCAACGGCGTAGCTGCTCACCACGGGGATTACGACCCCAAGACACAGGAAGCCGTCCTGATTGCCGCAGCTGACGCACTTTCCGCCGCCAGACCTGGTGCCAGGAGAGAGACTCTGGATGTCTATATCAAGCGACTGGAGAAGCTGGAGGAGATCGCCAACACCACACCTGGTGTGGACAAGTCCTATGCCATCCAGGCCGGAAGAGAGATCCGCATCATCGCCAAGCCAGAAGAGGTCAAGGACGATGAGATCGCTCTGCTTGCCAGAGATATCTCCAAGAGGATCGAGTCCGAGCTGGAGTACCCGGGCCAGATCAAGGTCAATGTTGTCCGGGAGACCCGTGCAGTTGATTATGCGAAATAA
- a CDS encoding cysteine desulfurase family protein: MIYLDNSATTRQDDRVTEKMLHAMREDFGNPSSLHTLGLTAQNLVTEARREMASALGARPEEIVFNSGGTEGDNTVIDGAMRSGRHRGHKLITTEAEHPAVLEACRRQEQAGAQVVYLKVDEKCRPDMEQLAAELDEETVLVSMMAVNNEIGTIFPVREVADLCHRHKALFHTDAVQALGKIDLGNTGADFITISGHKIHGPKGIGALWVRKGVNLPAYIVGGGQEKDRRSGTENVPGIVGLGEAVKLTREELATCEAVRDGSELAGMYRVRQYLLDGLRESIGDIRVNSPEDPKECAASVLNVSFLGTRGEVILHTLEGEGIYVSTGSACSSNKKGRSHVLKAMGLSDKEIEGAIRFSLSRDNTIQEMDVVIEKVKQAVERFRLLGSFR, from the coding sequence ATGATCTATTTGGATAACAGTGCTACGACCAGACAGGATGACCGCGTGACAGAGAAGATGCTGCACGCCATGCGGGAGGATTTCGGCAACCCTTCCTCCCTGCACACCCTGGGGCTTACGGCGCAGAACCTCGTGACTGAGGCACGCAGGGAGATGGCTTCTGCTTTGGGAGCCCGCCCGGAAGAGATCGTATTTAATTCCGGAGGTACAGAGGGAGACAATACGGTGATCGACGGCGCCATGAGATCCGGCAGACACCGGGGGCATAAGCTGATCACTACAGAGGCCGAGCATCCGGCTGTGCTGGAAGCCTGCCGTCGGCAGGAGCAGGCAGGTGCCCAGGTGGTTTATCTGAAGGTAGATGAGAAATGCCGTCCAGACATGGAGCAACTCGCTGCGGAACTGGATGAGGAGACAGTGCTGGTCTCCATGATGGCGGTAAACAACGAGATCGGGACCATATTCCCGGTGAGAGAGGTGGCGGATCTTTGCCACAGGCACAAAGCTTTGTTCCACACGGACGCCGTACAGGCGCTGGGGAAGATCGATCTGGGGAACACCGGTGCGGACTTCATCACCATCAGCGGGCACAAGATCCACGGACCAAAGGGTATTGGCGCGCTTTGGGTCAGGAAGGGAGTCAATCTGCCGGCCTATATCGTCGGCGGGGGACAGGAGAAGGACCGCCGGTCAGGAACGGAGAATGTTCCGGGGATCGTCGGTCTCGGAGAAGCGGTCAAACTGACCAGAGAGGAACTGGCAACCTGTGAGGCTGTTCGCGACGGCAGCGAGCTGGCGGGGATGTATCGCGTCAGACAGTATCTGCTGGACGGCCTCAGAGAAAGCATTGGGGACATCCGCGTCAACAGTCCGGAGGATCCGAAGGAATGCGCCGCATCGGTGTTGAATGTCTCCTTCCTGGGGACCAGAGGAGAGGTGATCCTCCACACACTGGAGGGAGAGGGGATCTACGTGTCCACCGGTTCCGCCTGCTCCTCGAACAAGAAGGGAAGGAGTCATGTGCTGAAGGCTATGGGGCTTTCAGACAAGGAGATCGAGGGTGCGATCAGATTCAGTCTGTCCAGAGACAACACGATCCAGGAGATGGACGTGGTGATCGAGAAGGTGAAGCAGGCAGTGGAGCGGTTCAGGCTGCTGGGCAGCTTTCGCTGA
- the thiI gene encoding tRNA uracil 4-sulfurtransferase ThiI translates to MNEQNILIVRCGEVALKGMNKPYFEKTLVERIRRNLKGFDGVDVKRHEGLIFVRSPRKHQEQDLIREISKVFGVASISPAVEAPSDLDAIGEEAVRFMLKQIEERGIKTFKVEAKRADKRFPVKSPDIARIIGAKVLIGCKVLSVDVHEPDCRLFVDLRPDRTYIYDQKISGFGGLPLGTNGKGMVLLSGGIDSPVAAWMMAKRGMLIEAVHFHSYPYTSQRAQQKVEELAGIVAGYTGRFKMHVINLLPIQEEIVKNCPEEETTILVRRFMMRIAQEIARKAGCMMLITGENLGQVASQTAEALVVTDACVQMPVMRPLIAMDKVDIMDKAQEIGTYEKSIEPYEDCCTVFLPKHPTTKPRLAQIEASESKLDVEGLVKAAVESQETIQIEVQ, encoded by the coding sequence ATGAACGAACAGAATATTCTCATCGTGCGCTGCGGCGAGGTAGCGTTGAAGGGGATGAACAAGCCATATTTTGAAAAGACGCTGGTAGAACGGATCCGCCGGAACCTGAAAGGATTTGATGGGGTGGATGTGAAGCGCCACGAGGGACTCATTTTCGTGAGAAGTCCCAGGAAGCATCAGGAGCAGGATCTGATCCGGGAGATCAGCAAGGTCTTCGGAGTCGCGTCCATCAGCCCGGCGGTGGAAGCTCCTAGCGACCTGGACGCCATCGGAGAAGAGGCCGTACGGTTCATGCTGAAGCAGATCGAGGAGAGGGGCATCAAGACCTTCAAGGTAGAGGCCAAACGAGCTGACAAGCGATTCCCGGTGAAATCCCCGGATATCGCCAGAATCATCGGAGCCAAGGTGCTTATCGGCTGCAAGGTGCTTTCGGTGGACGTACATGAGCCGGACTGCAGGCTGTTCGTAGATTTGCGGCCGGATCGGACGTACATTTATGATCAGAAGATCTCCGGATTCGGAGGACTTCCTCTTGGTACCAACGGAAAGGGAATGGTTCTTTTGTCCGGTGGGATTGATAGCCCTGTGGCAGCGTGGATGATGGCCAAGCGAGGGATGCTTATCGAGGCAGTCCATTTTCACAGCTATCCCTATACCAGCCAGCGCGCCCAGCAGAAGGTGGAGGAACTGGCCGGGATCGTGGCTGGCTATACAGGGAGATTCAAGATGCATGTCATCAACCTGCTGCCGATCCAGGAGGAAATCGTGAAGAACTGTCCGGAAGAGGAGACTACGATCTTGGTACGTCGTTTCATGATGCGCATCGCTCAGGAGATCGCCCGAAAAGCCGGTTGTATGATGTTGATCACCGGCGAAAACCTGGGACAGGTTGCCAGCCAGACCGCGGAAGCGTTGGTGGTGACCGATGCCTGTGTACAGATGCCGGTGATGCGGCCGTTGATCGCCATGGACAAGGTGGACATCATGGACAAAGCCCAGGAGATCGGTACTTATGAGAAGTCCATCGAACCTTATGAGGATTGCTGTACTGTGTTCCTGCCCAAACATCCCACTACCAAGCCCAGGCTTGCACAGATCGAGGCATCCGAGTCGAAACTGGATGTAGAGGGGCTGGTGAAGGCCGCGGTAGAGTCTCAGGAGACCATTCAGATCGAAGTACAGTAA
- a CDS encoding acyl-CoA dehydrogenase, with protein MNFLQTKEQEFVRKMVRDFAETEVEPLAADIDKEHRFPEETVAKMAELGMMGIPFPTKYGGAGGDEISYAITVEELARVCASTAVIVSAHTSLCCWPIYAYGTEEQKMKYLPDLLKGRKLGAFGLTEPNAGTDAGGQQTRAVLDGDEWVLDGAKVFITNGGYADTFVVMAMTDKKKGTHGGISSFIVEKGDPGFSIGKTEDKMGIHASSTTELIFQNCRIPKDRLLGEVGDGFKVALSTLDGGRIGIASQALGIAQGAFDVTVDYMKARKQFGKRLSQMQALQFEMADLKTRIEAARLLVYRAAFLEDAHKPYGEAAAMAKLFAAETAMKVTTKCVQFHGGYGYTCDYPVERMMRDAKITEIYEGTSEVQKLVIAANTFK; from the coding sequence ATGAACTTTCTACAGACGAAGGAACAGGAATTCGTAAGGAAAATGGTAAGAGACTTCGCCGAGACCGAAGTTGAGCCATTGGCTGCTGACATCGACAAAGAGCACAGATTCCCTGAAGAGACTGTTGCCAAGATGGCAGAGCTCGGCATGATGGGTATCCCGTTCCCAACCAAGTACGGCGGAGCTGGCGGAGACGAGATCTCCTATGCGATCACCGTGGAAGAACTGGCTAGAGTATGTGCATCTACAGCGGTTATCGTTTCCGCACATACATCCCTCTGCTGCTGGCCGATCTACGCTTACGGTACAGAAGAGCAGAAGATGAAGTACCTGCCTGACCTGCTGAAGGGTCGTAAGCTTGGTGCTTTCGGTCTGACCGAGCCTAACGCAGGAACCGATGCTGGTGGACAGCAGACAAGAGCGGTCCTGGACGGCGATGAGTGGGTTCTGGATGGAGCCAAGGTGTTCATCACCAACGGTGGCTATGCAGACACTTTCGTAGTCATGGCTATGACCGACAAGAAGAAGGGTACACACGGCGGAATCAGTTCCTTCATCGTAGAGAAGGGTGATCCGGGATTCTCCATCGGTAAGACCGAGGACAAGATGGGAATCCACGCCTCCTCCACCACAGAGCTGATCTTCCAGAACTGCAGAATTCCTAAGGACAGACTGCTGGGAGAAGTTGGTGACGGATTCAAGGTAGCCCTGTCCACACTGGACGGCGGACGTATCGGAATCGCTTCCCAGGCTCTGGGTATCGCACAGGGTGCATTCGATGTTACCGTTGACTACATGAAGGCCAGAAAGCAGTTCGGAAAGAGACTGTCCCAGATGCAGGCACTCCAGTTCGAGATGGCTGATCTGAAGACAAGAATCGAAGCTGCAAGACTCCTGGTTTACAGAGCTGCGTTCCTCGAGGATGCTCACAAGCCTTACGGTGAGGCCGCTGCCATGGCTAAGCTGTTTGCTGCTGAGACTGCAATGAAGGTAACGACTAAGTGCGTCCAGTTCCACGGCGGATATGGATACACCTGTGATTATCCGGTTGAGAGAATGATGAGAGACGCCAAGATCACTGAGATCTATGAGGGTACCTCTGAAGTTCAGAAACTCGTAATCGCAGCTAATACTTTCAAATAA
- a CDS encoding electron transfer flavoprotein subunit beta/FixA family protein, which produces MAFKIIVCAKQVPDTNVIKINPKTGTLIRDGVPSILNNDDANALEEALKIKDKYPDTTITVISMGPPQANDLLFECIAKGADEGILVSDRAVGGSDTWATSNTLEAAVRRWVKDNGDFDLLFTGRQAIDGDTAQVGPQLAEKLGLPQVSYVEEFELAEDRKSVTVKRQLEDGYELIEVQLPCLLTTIKELNTPRYMSVNGIYGEKNMKTWNAKDIEVDLTKVGLEASPTNVFRSFTPAPKQPGVKIEGDTENEQAKNLLIKLKGKHAI; this is translated from the coding sequence ATGGCATTCAAGATTATCGTATGCGCAAAGCAGGTACCTGATACAAACGTAATCAAGATCAATCCGAAGACCGGAACCCTGATCAGAGACGGTGTACCAAGCATCCTGAACAATGACGATGCTAACGCTCTGGAAGAAGCATTGAAGATCAAAGATAAATATCCAGATACAACCATTACCGTTATCTCCATGGGACCGCCGCAGGCTAACGATCTGCTGTTCGAGTGCATCGCTAAGGGCGCTGACGAGGGTATCCTGGTATCCGACAGAGCAGTTGGCGGATCCGATACATGGGCTACCTCCAACACACTGGAAGCAGCTGTACGCAGATGGGTCAAGGACAACGGAGATTTCGACCTGCTGTTCACCGGAAGACAGGCTATCGATGGAGATACCGCTCAGGTTGGACCGCAGCTGGCTGAGAAGCTGGGACTGCCTCAGGTTTCCTACGTTGAGGAATTCGAACTGGCTGAGGACAGAAAGTCCGTTACCGTTAAGAGACAGCTCGAGGATGGTTATGAACTGATCGAGGTTCAGCTGCCTTGCCTGCTGACCACCATTAAAGAACTGAACACTCCGAGATACATGAGCGTGAACGGCATCTATGGTGAGAAGAACATGAAGACCTGGAACGCCAAGGACATCGAGGTTGACCTGACTAAGGTTGGTCTGGAAGCATCCCCGACAAACGTATTCAGATCCTTCACTCCTGCTCCGAAGCAGCCGGGCGTCAAGATCGAGGGCGACACTGAGAACGAACAGGCTAAGAATCTGCTGATCAAGCTCAAGGGTAAGCATGCAATCTAA
- a CDS encoding FAD-binding protein, with protein MAINIIKEKCIGCGQCFKSCPKDAFYFEPYDGNKLGKVAAIGPSCDFCNQCLTACKFGAIEEKKIEVQADLDDYKHVWVFAEQRDGKLMNVALELIGEGYRLAKEISEDTQVCAVLLGSEEDITPLVDECFAYGAEKVYKIASPVLQHYTTDAYTYALKEAIDEYKPEIVLYGATHIGRDFAPRIAARCNTGLTADCTRLDVRVSSYIEFAKKNTTLDTSTLDPDDPSTGIKQTRPAFGGNLMATIICPRTRPQMSTVRPGVMQKREPVEGATGEVIDVKTTVSEDDIHITIKDVVKSAKEMVSLTDADIICSGGRGLGDPSGFELIKKFADKVGGVVGSSRAAVDAGWIDHSHQVGQTGTTVKPKIYFACGISGAIQHLAGMQTSDCIVAINKDPDAPIFEVADFGIVGDLYKVIPEIIEEWDNAEALYDASTRA; from the coding sequence ATGGCTATTAACATTATCAAAGAAAAATGTATCGGTTGCGGACAGTGCTTCAAGAGCTGCCCGAAGGACGCATTTTATTTCGAACCATATGATGGAAACAAGCTCGGCAAGGTTGCTGCAATCGGACCTAGCTGCGACTTCTGTAACCAGTGCCTGACCGCATGTAAGTTCGGTGCGATCGAAGAGAAGAAGATCGAAGTTCAGGCTGACCTGGATGACTACAAGCACGTTTGGGTGTTCGCAGAGCAGAGAGACGGCAAGCTGATGAACGTTGCTCTGGAGCTCATCGGTGAGGGCTATAGACTGGCCAAGGAAATCAGCGAGGATACGCAGGTTTGTGCAGTTCTGCTGGGTTCCGAAGAAGACATCACTCCGCTGGTTGACGAGTGCTTCGCATACGGCGCAGAGAAGGTCTACAAGATTGCCAGCCCGGTTCTGCAGCACTACACCACAGACGCATACACCTATGCTCTGAAGGAAGCCATCGACGAGTACAAGCCGGAGATCGTTCTCTACGGTGCTACCCACATCGGAAGAGACTTCGCTCCGAGAATCGCTGCTCGCTGCAACACCGGTCTGACCGCTGACTGCACCAGACTGGACGTAAGAGTTTCCAGCTACATCGAGTTTGCCAAGAAGAACACCACTCTGGATACTTCCACACTGGATCCAGATGATCCTTCCACCGGCATCAAGCAGACCCGTCCGGCATTCGGCGGAAACCTGATGGCTACCATCATCTGCCCGAGAACCAGACCGCAGATGTCCACCGTACGTCCTGGCGTAATGCAGAAGAGAGAGCCTGTTGAGGGTGCTACCGGTGAGGTCATCGATGTGAAGACTACCGTTTCTGAGGACGATATCCACATCACCATCAAGGACGTTGTCAAGTCCGCTAAGGAAATGGTTTCCCTGACTGATGCTGATATCATCTGCTCCGGCGGACGTGGACTGGGCGATCCTTCCGGTTTCGAACTGATCAAGAAGTTCGCTGACAAGGTTGGCGGCGTGGTTGGTTCCTCCCGTGCAGCTGTTGACGCTGGCTGGATCGATCACTCCCATCAGGTTGGACAGACTGGTACCACCGTTAAGCCGAAGATCTACTTCGCTTGCGGAATCTCCGGCGCTATCCAGCATCTGGCTGGTATGCAGACCTCCGATTGCATCGTTGCCATCAACAAGGATCCGGATGCTCCGATCTTCGAAGTTGCTGACTTCGGTATCGTCGGTGACCTGTACAAGGTGATCCCTGAGATCATCGAGGAGTGGGACAACGCAGAAGCTCTGTATGACGCTTCCACAAGAGCATAG
- a CDS encoding DUF4234 domain-containing protein gives MYIQERSIALYIILTIVTCGLFSFYWLYCINEDVKHVSQDGTMMDGGLVILLTIVTCGLFGIYWAYVIAKKQDELQQQWFGTAPDQTMCIVTIILWVFGLSIIDLAIFQDTNNKFARTGAMPRGYY, from the coding sequence ATGTACATACAAGAAAGAAGTATCGCACTCTATATCATTCTGACGATCGTGACCTGCGGGCTATTCTCGTTTTATTGGCTCTACTGTATCAACGAGGATGTGAAGCACGTATCGCAGGATGGCACCATGATGGATGGAGGACTTGTCATCCTGTTGACAATCGTGACCTGCGGGCTGTTCGGTATTTACTGGGCCTATGTCATCGCAAAGAAGCAGGACGAACTGCAGCAGCAGTGGTTCGGGACCGCCCCTGACCAGACGATGTGTATCGTCACCATCATCCTGTGGGTCTTCGGCCTGTCCATCATTGATCTGGCCATCTTCCAGGATACCAACAACAAGTTTGCAAGGACGGGAGCGATGCCCAGAGGATATTATTGA
- the speB gene encoding agmatinase, with amino-acid sequence MIDLNIHAQDGNTWFGLNNPGADPKDVDAVIFGIPYDGGVSYRGGAAQAPDLLRANTDHATPCTEQLDYYADFRVLDAGNFVGENREEIFAEVQGFVKKLVEQGTRFTMIGGDHSVTIPVERGINAALKEPFGIIHIDAHMDLSFELEGDPLSHGSTEQRALEMENITSTENLYFIGIRSIEPDEFQFSREADLQVKTAWDCYHQGIEAVAEDCIMKMQKFSKVYLTFDIDALDPGFAGGTGTPQFGGLSSRMAMTLMQRLFAELNIIGFDIVEIAPPLDDSLASMYAGRKLLTEGWGAWARNLGKLVSFR; translated from the coding sequence ATGATTGATCTGAATATACATGCACAGGATGGGAACACCTGGTTCGGGTTGAACAACCCGGGAGCAGACCCGAAGGATGTGGATGCGGTGATCTTCGGCATCCCCTATGACGGTGGGGTTAGTTACCGCGGAGGTGCGGCCCAGGCACCGGATCTGCTGCGGGCCAACACGGACCACGCCACCCCCTGTACGGAGCAGTTGGATTATTATGCGGACTTCCGTGTTCTGGATGCAGGAAATTTTGTCGGAGAGAACAGAGAGGAGATATTCGCAGAGGTGCAAGGCTTTGTGAAGAAGCTGGTCGAACAGGGCACTCGCTTCACCATGATCGGCGGCGACCACTCGGTCACCATCCCGGTGGAAAGAGGCATCAACGCGGCGCTGAAGGAGCCCTTCGGAATCATCCATATTGATGCGCATATGGATCTGAGTTTTGAATTGGAGGGGGATCCACTGTCCCACGGCTCAACAGAGCAGCGGGCACTGGAGATGGAGAATATCACCTCCACAGAGAACCTGTATTTCATCGGAATCCGCTCTATCGAACCGGATGAGTTTCAGTTCAGCCGGGAGGCGGATCTGCAGGTTAAGACCGCCTGGGACTGCTATCATCAGGGAATCGAGGCGGTGGCAGAGGACTGCATCATGAAGATGCAGAAGTTCAGCAAGGTCTATCTCACCTTCGACATCGACGCACTGGATCCGGGGTTCGCTGGAGGCACCGGCACGCCTCAGTTCGGAGGTCTGTCCTCCCGCATGGCCATGACGCTGATGCAGAGGCTGTTTGCTGAGCTGAACATCATCGGATTCGACATTGTGGAAATCGCCCCTCCTCTGGATGACTCTCTGGCCTCCATGTACGCCGGTCGCAAACTGCTGACCGAGGGCTGGGGCGCATGGGCGAGAAATCTGGGGAAGCTGGTCTCCTTCCGCTGA
- a CDS encoding TMEM175 family protein, giving the protein MIDKNRLLAITDGIIAIAATIMVLQLDIPTEASFRAVAAQWPTMLAYIISFLQIFLAWHEHHDSIANAEHINHRIFLINCLWLFFVTLLPFATGVIGHSLAHAPSMRLYIVVLLLVQLSITVESKAIEKLNNCPILDREVIHVIRYISVGGYMLAGAGTFYHAYLGFGIVIALTTTEIILICLYDRKINQKVKAILQNGTE; this is encoded by the coding sequence ATGATCGATAAAAACAGACTACTCGCTATCACCGATGGGATCATAGCCATCGCCGCCACCATCATGGTACTCCAGCTAGATATTCCCACGGAGGCCAGTTTCAGGGCCGTAGCGGCCCAATGGCCCACCATGCTGGCATACATCATCAGTTTCCTGCAGATCTTCCTGGCATGGCATGAGCACCACGACAGCATCGCCAACGCGGAGCACATCAATCACCGCATCTTCCTGATTAACTGCCTGTGGCTGTTCTTTGTGACCCTGCTGCCTTTTGCGACGGGCGTGATCGGACACTCTCTGGCACACGCGCCCTCCATGCGGCTATATATCGTGGTGCTTCTACTGGTACAGCTCTCCATCACAGTTGAGAGCAAGGCCATCGAGAAGCTGAACAACTGCCCCATCCTGGATCGGGAGGTCATCCACGTCATCCGCTACATCAGTGTTGGCGGTTATATGCTGGCAGGAGCAGGAACCTTCTACCATGCCTATCTGGGGTTTGGCATCGTCATTGCACTGACTACGACAGAGATTATCCTGATCTGCCTGTATGACCGAAAGATCAACCAGAAAGTGAAGGCGATCTTGCAAAATGGCACCGAGTAG
- the hydF gene encoding [FeFe] hydrogenase H-cluster maturation GTPase HydF yields MNDIPNAQRPHIAFFGRRNAGKSSIVNRVTGQALAVVSPQAGTTTDPVYKAMELLPAGPVVIIDTPGYDDEGSLGDLRVAKTRQVLDRTDLAILVIDGSAAEAHALVPADKALLEAFREREIPYLVVYNKEDLQETTPSPGEGFPAPLHVSALTGDGIPELKERIAAALAEATGAQRTLVADLLHPGDQIILVIPLDESAPKGRLILPQQQVLREALEAGGIVACCRPPELARTIQTMSAPALVITDSQVFREVAAIIPAEIPLTSFSILMARYKGFLDTALQGIHAIDSLQDGDRILIAEGCTHHRQCNDIGTVKIPRWLREHSQAGFVHETVSGRDFPEDLHSYRLVIHCGGCMLTEREIRTRAKRSIAQGVPFLNYGLLIAHMNGILQRSIAPLGRTISTERNDKYDR; encoded by the coding sequence ATGAACGATATACCCAATGCTCAGCGGCCTCACATCGCCTTCTTCGGGCGCCGCAATGCAGGAAAATCAAGCATTGTCAACCGTGTCACCGGCCAGGCACTGGCCGTAGTCTCCCCCCAGGCAGGCACCACCACTGATCCGGTCTACAAAGCCATGGAGCTGCTGCCTGCCGGACCGGTGGTTATTATAGATACCCCAGGTTATGACGACGAAGGTTCCCTGGGGGATCTTCGTGTGGCGAAGACCCGCCAGGTGTTGGACCGCACAGATCTTGCCATCCTGGTGATCGACGGCTCTGCGGCGGAGGCCCATGCCTTGGTTCCCGCGGACAAAGCCTTGTTAGAAGCGTTCAGGGAACGGGAGATCCCTTACCTGGTCGTGTACAATAAGGAGGACTTGCAAGAGACTACGCCATCTCCCGGAGAGGGCTTTCCGGCGCCCCTGCATGTCAGCGCACTGACCGGTGATGGCATTCCCGAACTGAAGGAAAGGATCGCCGCCGCCCTGGCGGAGGCTACCGGTGCGCAACGCACTCTGGTCGCCGACCTGCTTCACCCCGGCGACCAGATCATCCTGGTGATCCCCTTGGACGAATCCGCCCCAAAGGGGCGGCTCATCCTGCCACAGCAGCAGGTGCTCCGAGAGGCATTGGAAGCGGGCGGCATCGTCGCGTGTTGCCGCCCGCCCGAGCTGGCGCGGACGATACAGACCATGTCCGCGCCGGCCCTGGTCATCACGGACAGCCAGGTGTTCCGGGAAGTAGCTGCGATCATTCCGGCGGAGATCCCTCTTACCTCCTTCTCTATTCTGATGGCCAGATACAAGGGCTTCCTGGATACAGCATTACAGGGGATCCACGCCATAGATTCCCTCCAGGATGGAGACAGGATCCTCATTGCCGAGGGCTGTACCCACCACCGACAGTGCAACGATATCGGTACAGTAAAGATCCCGCGATGGCTGCGAGAACACAGCCAGGCAGGCTTTGTGCATGAGACCGTATCGGGACGAGATTTCCCGGAGGATCTGCATTCCTACCGGCTAGTGATCCACTGCGGAGGATGCATGTTGACGGAGAGAGAGATACGCACCAGGGCGAAGCGGAGCATCGCCCAGGGAGTCCCCTTCCTCAACTACGGTCTGCTCATCGCCCACATGAACGGGATTCTACAGCGGAGCATCGCGCCTTTGGGGCGGACAATATCAACAGAAAGGAACGACAAGTATGATCGATAA